A genomic segment from Streptosporangium roseum DSM 43021 encodes:
- a CDS encoding NAD(P)-dependent oxidoreductase: MDDNTFGKTRLTLLGLGAMGTALARTWLAAGHPLTVWNRTPSRADPLAAEGATVAGTAAEAVAASDLVVLCLLDDASVGEALADADLTGKDLVNLTTGTPAQARARAEWAEERGARFLDGGIMAVPPMIGVPETGGYVFYSGSRTLFDAHLSTLAVPAGTTYVGEDPGFAALHDVALLSAMTGMFAGLSHAFALIRKEDVAPGDLAPLLVNWLTAMAPSAYELADQLESGDYTKGVVSNLAMMVEGNSTMLRTAEDQRVSAELLTPFMALMERRLADGHGDEGTAGVVDLLTR, from the coding sequence ATGGATGACAACACTTTTGGGAAAACTCGGCTCACTCTCCTCGGGCTCGGCGCCATGGGTACCGCGCTCGCCCGTACCTGGCTCGCCGCCGGGCATCCGCTGACCGTCTGGAACCGCACCCCCAGCCGGGCCGATCCGCTCGCCGCCGAGGGCGCGACGGTCGCCGGGACGGCCGCCGAGGCGGTCGCCGCGAGCGATCTCGTGGTGCTCTGCCTGCTCGACGACGCCTCGGTCGGCGAGGCCCTGGCCGATGCCGACCTGACGGGCAAGGACCTGGTCAACCTCACCACCGGTACTCCCGCCCAGGCCCGCGCCCGCGCCGAGTGGGCCGAGGAGCGCGGCGCCCGCTTCCTGGACGGTGGGATCATGGCCGTCCCGCCGATGATCGGCGTGCCGGAGACCGGCGGCTACGTCTTCTACAGCGGCTCTCGCACCCTCTTCGACGCCCACCTCAGCACGTTGGCCGTACCGGCCGGCACCACGTACGTCGGTGAGGACCCCGGCTTCGCCGCCCTCCACGACGTGGCGCTGCTGAGCGCGATGACCGGGATGTTCGCCGGGCTCTCGCACGCCTTCGCGCTGATCCGCAAGGAGGACGTCGCGCCGGGGGACCTCGCCCCCCTGCTCGTCAACTGGCTCACCGCCATGGCCCCCTCCGCGTACGAGCTCGCCGACCAGCTGGAGAGCGGTGACTACACCAAGGGCGTGGTCTCCAACCTCGCCATGATGGTCGAGGGCAACTCGACGATGCTGCGCACGGCCGAGGATCAGAGGGTCAGCGCCGAGCTGCTGACCCCGTTCATGGCCCTGATGGAGCGCCGCCTCGCCGACGGCCACGGCGACGAGGGCACCGCGGGCGTGGTCGACCTGCTCACCCGCTGA
- a CDS encoding winged helix-turn-helix transcriptional regulator — translation MATVRRPGAYHCGIDAAMDVIGGKWKVLILWALDERTCRFGELRRQVSGVTEKVLASHLRELEEDGIVHREVYDEVPPRVEYSLTPLGVLLNEALAPLGAWGREHVIGGVEDARHVRRQGFSPASPDGVAENRGEYAGGAAHPLVLQGGRPDSR, via the coding sequence ATGGCGACCGTGAGGAGACCGGGGGCGTACCACTGCGGGATCGACGCGGCGATGGACGTGATCGGCGGGAAGTGGAAGGTGCTGATCCTCTGGGCGCTCGACGAACGGACGTGCCGCTTCGGCGAGCTGCGCAGGCAGGTGTCGGGAGTGACCGAGAAGGTGCTCGCCTCCCACCTCCGGGAGCTGGAGGAGGACGGCATCGTGCACCGCGAGGTGTACGACGAGGTGCCGCCCCGCGTCGAATACTCGCTGACCCCGCTCGGTGTCCTGCTCAACGAGGCGCTCGCGCCGCTCGGCGCATGGGGGCGGGAGCACGTGATCGGCGGTGTCGAGGACGCCCGGCATGTCCGCCGCCAGGGATTCTCCCCCGCGTCACCGGACGGGGTCGCGGAGAACAGGGGCGAGTACGCCGGGGGAGCGGCTCATCCTCTGGTGCTCCAGGGGGGCAGGCCGGATTCGAGGTGA
- a CDS encoding TetR family transcriptional regulator — MARRRSADETSHIPLRERKKARAQASIQREAMRLFAENGYEATTVDEISEAAEVSRATFFRYFPTKADLVLHDIADLMVIDALPEHLDGTNLIGALRGAVTTLVDTATAEQHELNRQREELLCSVPDLRARVPGHIAAALPLLTEALARRLGRPTDDLHLLTVSGAVIGVAIAAWNAAANDLSEGFAQRRRRLLDDALAHLESGLPPWSTRG; from the coding sequence ATGGCAAGACGACGGTCGGCTGACGAGACCAGCCACATACCGCTGCGGGAGCGCAAGAAGGCCAGAGCCCAGGCCTCGATCCAGCGCGAGGCGATGCGCCTGTTCGCCGAGAACGGCTACGAGGCCACCACGGTCGACGAGATCTCCGAAGCCGCGGAGGTCTCACGGGCGACGTTCTTCCGCTACTTCCCGACCAAGGCCGACCTCGTCCTGCATGACATCGCCGATCTGATGGTGATCGACGCGCTCCCCGAGCATCTCGACGGAACCAACCTCATCGGTGCGTTGCGCGGTGCCGTCACCACCCTCGTCGACACGGCCACCGCCGAACAGCACGAGCTCAACCGGCAACGTGAAGAACTGCTGTGCAGCGTCCCCGACCTGCGGGCCCGGGTCCCCGGCCACATCGCCGCGGCGCTGCCGCTCCTGACCGAAGCCCTCGCCCGGCGGCTCGGCCGCCCCACCGACGACCTCCATCTCCTCACCGTCTCGGGCGCGGTCATCGGGGTCGCCATCGCCGCCTGGAACGCCGCCGCGAACGATCTGTCAGAGGGCTTCGCCCAACGCCGGCGGCGGCTGCTCGACGACGCGCTGGCTCACCTCGAATCCGGCCTGCCCCCCTGGAGCACCAGAGGATGA
- a CDS encoding enoyl-CoA hydratase/isomerase family protein has protein sequence MPERLSPWDGRVKPTPFEEYSRKYEEFFVMTRREGIIELRMHTDGGPFRHSWIGHNAWHQAWAEVGNDPENEVLIITGTGDRWHTGDPAELWHTPFPQWSTDSQLKMYGDMVKLLENFVSALDIPTIAAVNGPGTHCEFATACDITLCVEDADFFDPHFLGGGVPGDGMGLTLQHTIGTKRASYYMYTGEPIDGPTALRLGLVNEVLPRERLLPRAWEIAEMMMARPRASRLLTHAIASRPWKRAFLDDLGFHAAHQLWGMAIGEAGQLDRLRQMTERFRGPQAGESSRE, from the coding sequence ATGCCGGAACGACTGTCGCCGTGGGACGGCCGCGTCAAGCCGACGCCGTTCGAGGAGTACTCCAGGAAGTACGAGGAGTTCTTCGTGATGACTCGCCGGGAGGGGATCATCGAGCTGCGGATGCACACCGACGGCGGGCCGTTCAGGCACAGCTGGATCGGCCACAACGCCTGGCACCAGGCGTGGGCCGAGGTCGGCAACGACCCGGAGAACGAGGTCCTGATCATCACCGGGACCGGTGATCGGTGGCACACCGGCGATCCGGCCGAACTGTGGCACACGCCGTTCCCGCAGTGGAGCACCGACAGCCAGCTCAAGATGTACGGCGACATGGTCAAGCTGCTGGAGAACTTCGTGTCCGCCCTGGACATCCCCACCATCGCCGCGGTCAACGGACCGGGCACGCACTGCGAGTTCGCCACCGCGTGCGACATCACCCTCTGCGTGGAGGACGCCGACTTCTTCGACCCGCACTTCCTGGGCGGCGGAGTGCCGGGAGACGGGATGGGCCTGACCCTGCAGCACACGATCGGCACCAAGCGCGCGTCGTACTACATGTACACCGGCGAACCGATCGACGGGCCGACCGCGCTCCGGCTCGGCCTGGTCAACGAGGTGCTGCCACGCGAGCGCCTGCTGCCGAGGGCGTGGGAGATCGCTGAGATGATGATGGCGCGACCGCGCGCCTCACGACTGCTCACCCACGCGATCGCCAGCAGGCCGTGGAAGCGCGCGTTCCTCGACGACCTCGGCTTCCACGCCGCCCACCAGCTCTGGGGGATGGCCATCGGTGAAGCGGGACAGCTCGACAGACTACGACAGATGACCGAACGGTTCCGCGGCCCGCAGGCGGGCGAATCCAGCCGGGAGTGA
- a CDS encoding DedA family protein: MTDDVLDLAGGLAGSPWLYLVVFLCALLDGFLPLLPSEGVLLLAGAFAATGRPDIVLVALAAASGALAGDHICYLIGRRLGPPVLRRLRPGTKRHTAARWLSELLGRRGGVIVVVGRFLPGMRSITTLTAGATAYPLRAFALFDAVGALMWGVSGALLGYFAGAAFQDSPAKGLLVALALVAVVITIGEVARYAQRRPGASGGGDDRAVPED, from the coding sequence TTGACTGACGACGTACTCGACCTGGCCGGTGGCCTGGCGGGCTCTCCCTGGCTCTACCTGGTGGTGTTCCTGTGTGCGCTGCTGGACGGGTTCCTGCCCCTCCTGCCCAGCGAAGGCGTGCTGCTGCTGGCGGGAGCGTTCGCCGCCACCGGACGTCCCGACATCGTGCTGGTGGCCCTCGCCGCGGCCTCCGGCGCCCTCGCCGGCGACCACATCTGCTACCTGATCGGGCGACGCCTCGGGCCGCCCGTCCTGCGCCGCCTGCGTCCCGGCACGAAACGCCACACCGCCGCCAGGTGGCTGTCCGAACTGCTCGGCCGTCGCGGTGGCGTCATCGTCGTCGTCGGCCGGTTCCTCCCCGGCATGCGGTCGATCACCACGCTGACCGCCGGAGCGACCGCCTACCCGCTGCGCGCCTTCGCGCTCTTCGACGCGGTCGGCGCACTGATGTGGGGTGTCTCGGGCGCGCTCCTGGGCTACTTCGCCGGCGCCGCCTTCCAGGACTCGCCGGCGAAGGGACTGCTCGTCGCCCTCGCCCTCGTGGCCGTAGTGATCACGATCGGCGAGGTCGCCCGGTACGCACAACGCCGCCCGGGGGCGTCCGGCGGCGGGGACGATCGTGCGGTCCCGGAGGACTGA
- a CDS encoding carbohydrate ABC transporter permease, which yields MVSRLGFLGVIARLFMWVFLLGLAVVVLYPLLWMALNGFKTNAELFGNPFALPVDWSFENYRKAWNRGVSDYLTTSVLVTVTSTIATVFVSAWAAYGLTRVNIPFSKAITAVILGGLMLAPTVALVPLVKMFQAMGLYNSFWALLILYTAFRVPFTTFLIRAYMLDLPREIDEAADVDGAGRWTAFWRIILPMCKPIITSTVLLHILFAWNEYLFAMVFTSGSGVQTLPVGLTSLMSKHGTDFPVVFAGMVIAAVPVVLLFFFGQRYIVKGLADGIGK from the coding sequence ATGGTGAGTCGCCTGGGCTTCCTCGGCGTGATCGCGCGCCTGTTCATGTGGGTCTTCCTCCTCGGCCTCGCGGTGGTCGTGCTCTACCCGCTGCTGTGGATGGCGCTCAACGGGTTCAAGACCAACGCCGAACTCTTCGGCAACCCCTTCGCCCTCCCCGTCGACTGGAGTTTCGAGAACTACCGGAAAGCGTGGAACCGGGGGGTGAGCGACTACCTCACCACCAGCGTGCTCGTCACGGTGACGTCGACAATCGCCACCGTGTTCGTCAGCGCCTGGGCCGCCTACGGCCTCACCCGTGTGAACATCCCGTTCAGCAAGGCGATCACCGCGGTGATCCTCGGCGGGCTCATGCTCGCCCCCACCGTGGCGCTCGTGCCCCTGGTGAAGATGTTCCAGGCGATGGGCCTGTACAACAGCTTCTGGGCACTGCTCATCCTGTACACGGCCTTCCGCGTCCCCTTCACCACCTTCCTCATCCGCGCCTACATGCTCGATCTGCCGCGCGAGATCGACGAGGCCGCCGACGTGGACGGCGCCGGCCGCTGGACGGCCTTCTGGCGGATCATCCTGCCCATGTGCAAGCCGATCATCACCTCGACGGTCCTGCTGCACATCCTCTTCGCCTGGAACGAGTATCTCTTCGCGATGGTCTTCACCAGCGGCAGCGGCGTGCAGACCCTCCCGGTGGGCCTGACGAGCCTGATGAGCAAGCACGGCACCGACTTCCCCGTCGTCTTCGCCGGCATGGTGATCGCGGCCGTCCCGGTGGTGCTGCTGTTCTTCTTCGGCCAGCGTTACATCGTCAAAGGCCTCGCCGACGGAATCGGAAAGTGA
- a CDS encoding carbohydrate ABC transporter permease — MRTIFRRAPFQRALGLAWVIPALALVGVFVYLPLVQNFGFSTLKWDIYSGSQEYVGLGNYRKLVDDPVFWSSFGNNLLYAVVSIAFQVFGALLLAALVESIRSERWRRGLRAIYFIPSAISLTVAGLLFYFVYEPNLGLLNHALEAVGLGRFGQSWLGQGDTAMFAIIAMSQWQGFGYSTLLFAVAIQRIPSEIYGAAAIDGTGPIRRFVHVTVPLVREMTGLMMMVTISGAFQVFNEVMVMTGGGPDNSTQVLGTWLYRSGFVRNNFGYAAAIATVLFVITLGIAMAQLWVTRRRRVEW; from the coding sequence GTGCGCACCATCTTCCGAAGGGCACCCTTCCAAAGGGCACTCGGGCTCGCGTGGGTCATCCCCGCCCTCGCGCTGGTCGGGGTGTTCGTCTACCTGCCGCTCGTGCAGAACTTCGGGTTCAGCACGCTCAAGTGGGACATCTACAGCGGCAGCCAGGAGTACGTCGGGCTCGGGAACTACCGCAAGCTCGTCGACGACCCGGTCTTCTGGTCGTCGTTCGGCAACAACCTGCTGTACGCGGTGGTCTCGATCGCGTTCCAGGTGTTCGGCGCGCTCCTGCTGGCCGCGCTCGTCGAGAGCATCCGCAGCGAGCGGTGGCGGCGCGGCCTGCGGGCGATCTACTTCATCCCCTCGGCGATCTCGCTGACCGTCGCGGGCCTGCTCTTCTACTTCGTCTACGAGCCCAACCTGGGCCTGCTCAACCACGCGCTCGAAGCGGTGGGGCTGGGGCGGTTCGGCCAGTCCTGGCTGGGCCAGGGGGACACCGCGATGTTCGCGATCATCGCGATGAGCCAGTGGCAGGGTTTCGGGTACTCCACCCTGCTGTTCGCCGTCGCGATCCAGCGCATCCCCTCCGAGATCTACGGCGCCGCGGCCATCGACGGCACCGGGCCGATCCGCCGCTTCGTCCACGTGACGGTCCCCCTGGTGCGCGAGATGACCGGCCTCATGATGATGGTCACCATCTCGGGCGCGTTCCAGGTGTTCAACGAGGTCATGGTGATGACCGGCGGCGGTCCCGACAACTCGACCCAGGTGCTGGGGACCTGGCTGTACCGCAGCGGTTTCGTACGCAACAACTTCGGCTATGCCGCCGCGATCGCGACAGTACTCTTCGTGATCACGCTCGGCATCGCCATGGCGCAGCTGTGGGTCACCCGCAGGAGAAGGGTGGAATGGTGA
- a CDS encoding ABC transporter substrate-binding protein, giving the protein MRPRALTTFAALAGASVLTLAGCSGGPANAPAADVAAEAEFSGTLSILTKFAGDPLSPYFEDLAAEYERLHPGVKIELIQETDQSIKDKTKTLTASDALPDIYFTWTGNWAENFVRGGRAADLSKVIGPDTPWGRTFSKASLSAFAYDGRYYGIPLYNNGKFMGYNKAAFAKAGVKVPATFEELLSSCPTLREAGYEPVAFGNKDGWPALHYLQQLFAYTVPEATLQADFRPATAKLDHPGYVTALKQFKTLVDTCTDTGDGTNGVLYTSAQEAFSRGKAAMYYQEVLEFDNATAGRGLSPDDFGIFPLPVPGGAGGNPKAIEGAPEGYLVNARSPRAALAVDFMKFVTGSENAEKLSSPPYGQPSTVIGAVTPKTSSKAVFEGIEMVNRAPQLASWLDMVTVPEVADAWLAGGEAVISGDTTPEKVLESVRRASASAK; this is encoded by the coding sequence ATGCGCCCTCGCGCACTGACGACGTTCGCGGCACTCGCCGGGGCCTCGGTGCTCACCCTCGCCGGCTGCTCCGGCGGTCCGGCGAACGCCCCCGCGGCCGACGTCGCCGCCGAAGCGGAGTTCTCCGGCACCCTGAGCATCCTCACCAAGTTCGCCGGCGATCCCCTCAGCCCCTACTTCGAGGACCTCGCCGCCGAGTACGAGCGGCTGCACCCCGGAGTGAAGATCGAGCTCATCCAGGAGACCGATCAGAGCATCAAGGACAAGACCAAGACCCTGACGGCCTCCGACGCCCTCCCCGACATCTACTTCACCTGGACCGGCAACTGGGCGGAGAACTTCGTACGGGGTGGCCGCGCGGCCGACCTCAGCAAGGTGATCGGGCCCGACACCCCGTGGGGACGGACCTTCAGCAAGGCGTCGCTGTCCGCCTTCGCCTACGACGGCCGCTACTACGGGATTCCCCTCTACAACAACGGCAAGTTCATGGGCTACAACAAGGCCGCGTTCGCCAAGGCCGGGGTCAAGGTGCCCGCCACCTTCGAGGAGCTCCTCAGCAGCTGCCCCACGTTGCGCGAGGCGGGATACGAACCCGTCGCCTTCGGCAACAAGGACGGCTGGCCCGCCCTGCACTACCTGCAGCAGCTGTTCGCCTACACCGTGCCGGAGGCCACCCTCCAGGCCGACTTCCGTCCCGCGACGGCCAAGCTCGACCACCCCGGCTACGTCACCGCGCTCAAGCAGTTCAAGACCCTCGTCGACACGTGCACCGACACCGGCGACGGCACCAACGGCGTGCTCTACACCTCGGCGCAGGAGGCGTTCTCCAGGGGCAAGGCGGCGATGTACTACCAGGAGGTCCTGGAGTTCGACAACGCGACCGCCGGGCGGGGGCTCTCCCCCGACGACTTCGGCATCTTCCCGCTGCCCGTCCCCGGGGGCGCCGGCGGCAACCCCAAGGCGATCGAGGGGGCACCCGAGGGATACCTCGTCAACGCCCGGTCGCCGCGCGCGGCACTCGCCGTCGACTTCATGAAGTTCGTCACGGGATCTGAGAACGCGGAGAAGCTCTCCTCGCCCCCGTACGGCCAGCCCAGCACGGTCATCGGCGCCGTCACGCCCAAGACCTCCAGCAAGGCCGTGTTCGAGGGCATCGAGATGGTCAACCGCGCGCCGCAGCTGGCCAGCTGGCTCGACATGGTGACGGTGCCCGAGGTCGCCGACGCGTGGCTGGCCGGCGGGGAGGCCGTCATCAGCGGTGACACGACCCCCGAGAAGGTGCTCGAAAGCGTGCGCCGGGCCTCGGCGTCGGCCAAGTAG
- a CDS encoding SIS domain-containing protein, with protein MLGFNEPEFLSQMASAVALRPRIEELVDRLVDEGFDNLLLVGAGGTYAQMWPYEHLARRSSALNVRAVIAAELVASGDATLGGRSVAIFTSVTGTTDDSIRAIEYCRSRGAYTVGFTGYPESPIARNVDIALISEPKTWPFDVQLLLFMGRLLSRRGEFDGYEKLADELADIPRILVDVAERAEPAASAFAEAHKDTGYHFLIGGGNLWGFTYLYSMCILEEMQWLRTTRVHSAEFFHGSLELLEPDTSVIIFQGEDETRPLTDRAESFARRVSKDVTVFDTRDYPLIGISPEFRGLLAPLVLDTVMGRVSKHLERVRDHSLDLRRYYRVMDY; from the coding sequence ATGCTCGGATTCAACGAGCCGGAATTCCTCTCGCAGATGGCGAGCGCGGTGGCACTGCGCCCCCGGATCGAGGAACTCGTCGATCGACTCGTGGACGAGGGGTTCGACAACCTCCTTCTCGTCGGCGCCGGCGGCACCTACGCCCAGATGTGGCCGTATGAGCACCTCGCCCGGCGCAGCTCCGCCCTCAACGTGCGCGCCGTGATCGCGGCGGAGCTGGTCGCCTCGGGCGACGCGACCCTCGGCGGACGCTCGGTGGCGATCTTCACCTCGGTCACGGGCACGACCGACGACAGCATCCGCGCCATCGAGTACTGCAGGTCCAGGGGGGCCTACACGGTCGGCTTCACCGGATACCCCGAGTCGCCCATCGCCCGGAACGTCGACATCGCCCTCATCTCGGAGCCGAAGACCTGGCCCTTCGACGTGCAGTTGCTGCTCTTCATGGGCCGGCTGCTCTCGCGGAGGGGCGAGTTCGACGGCTACGAGAAGCTCGCCGACGAGCTGGCGGACATCCCGCGGATCCTCGTCGACGTGGCGGAGCGGGCCGAGCCGGCGGCGTCCGCCTTCGCCGAGGCCCACAAGGACACCGGCTACCACTTCCTCATCGGCGGTGGAAACCTATGGGGATTCACCTACCTGTACTCCATGTGCATCCTTGAGGAGATGCAGTGGCTGCGCACCACCAGGGTGCACAGCGCCGAGTTCTTCCACGGCTCCCTCGAACTACTCGAACCGGACACAAGTGTGATCATCTTTCAGGGGGAGGACGAGACACGTCCCCTCACCGACCGCGCCGAGTCCTTCGCCAGGCGCGTCTCGAAGGACGTCACCGTCTTCGACACGCGTGACTACCCCCTCATAGGGATCAGCCCGGAGTTCCGCGGCCTCCTCGCGCCGCTCGTGCTCGACACCGTGATGGGCCGCGTCAGCAAGCACCTCGAAAGGGTGCGCGACCACTCACTCGACCTGCGCCGTTACTACCGCGTCATGGACTACTGA
- a CDS encoding PfkB family carbohydrate kinase, with amino-acid sequence MRVLGFGDNIVDRFVDRGIDYPGGNSVNVAVYAHRLGLGAAYLGVFGDDDLGRFLGEAIAAQGVAVDRCAVRAGETGVSILRVDDGDRVFLGWNGGGVTVREPLVLDDGLLEYVSSFDLAHSSVYSRSESELPKLAGLDTLVSFDLSSEEEFRTPSYLDRVCPHADLVLLSCSHLDGAATRALLAEVVRRGARLALATRGVDGAIAYDGRVTVETPARRVEDPREIIDTMGCGDAFLAGFAVALLRGGWSAHTPPRRHMIERALREGAETAYGQCLVEGAFGYGRPAGQPAVASMWRASEREK; translated from the coding sequence ATGAGAGTCCTCGGCTTCGGCGACAACATCGTCGACCGATTCGTCGACCGCGGCATCGACTATCCGGGCGGCAACAGTGTGAACGTCGCCGTCTACGCCCACCGCCTCGGCCTCGGAGCCGCCTACCTGGGGGTCTTCGGCGACGACGACCTCGGCCGGTTCCTGGGCGAGGCGATCGCCGCCCAGGGGGTCGCCGTCGACCGCTGCGCCGTACGGGCCGGTGAGACCGGCGTCTCCATCCTGCGCGTCGACGACGGCGACCGTGTCTTCCTCGGCTGGAACGGCGGCGGGGTCACGGTGCGGGAGCCGCTCGTGCTCGACGACGGGCTGCTCGAATACGTGTCGTCCTTCGACCTCGCGCATTCGAGCGTGTACTCCCGCAGCGAGAGCGAACTGCCGAAACTGGCCGGGCTCGACACGCTGGTGAGCTTCGACCTCTCCAGCGAGGAGGAGTTCCGCACCCCCTCCTATCTCGACCGCGTCTGCCCGCACGCCGACCTGGTGCTGCTGTCGTGCTCCCACCTCGACGGAGCCGCCACGCGCGCGCTCCTGGCCGAGGTCGTACGGCGGGGCGCGCGGCTCGCGCTCGCCACCCGCGGCGTGGACGGAGCGATCGCGTACGACGGCCGCGTCACTGTCGAGACCCCGGCGCGCCGGGTGGAGGACCCGCGAGAGATCATCGACACGATGGGCTGCGGTGACGCCTTCCTCGCCGGGTTCGCGGTCGCGCTGCTGCGCGGCGGCTGGTCCGCGCACACCCCGCCGCGGCGCCACATGATCGAGCGCGCCCTGCGCGAGGGCGCGGAGACGGCCTACGGGCAGTGTCTCGTCGAAGGCGCGTTCGGCTACGGCAGGCCCGCGGGGCAACCGGCCGTGGCTAGCATGTGGCGAGCCTCCGAACGTGAGAAATGA
- a CDS encoding LacI family DNA-binding transcriptional regulator: MPADRGQAAGPPTISEVAAEAGVGRATAARTLGGYGYVSPELRERVLAAAEKLGYRANALARSMSTGVSHTLGVIVADIGNPFFAGVVRGISDTSRARGFDTIVLSTYEDLDEEVAATNVLIDKRVDGVIIASAAVDRGEVAHIRAAMDRGIPVVLVDRAVASLDLDAVVIDNREAAREAVEMLIAAGHRRVGFVWGPPASEAPATRRGLLAAASRNLWTDGERLRGYLDALDDARIPFDPELVMVGRKTEERATQEVARMLALPDRITAVFCTETDAVTGALRALRAAGLSYPRDIALIGFDDSAWAAVMEPPLTMIEQPVHRLGAKAAEVLLDTLEGAEPRRERHTLRSRLIVRASVAPPPEA; encoded by the coding sequence ATGCCAGCTGACCGGGGCCAGGCGGCGGGGCCGCCGACGATCTCCGAGGTGGCCGCCGAGGCCGGTGTCGGCCGCGCGACCGCGGCCCGCACGCTCGGCGGGTATGGGTATGTCAGCCCGGAGCTGCGGGAGCGGGTGCTCGCGGCGGCCGAGAAACTCGGCTACCGCGCGAACGCGCTCGCGCGCAGCATGTCGACAGGGGTGAGCCACACCCTGGGGGTGATCGTCGCCGACATCGGCAACCCCTTCTTCGCCGGCGTGGTGCGCGGGATCTCCGACACCTCCCGGGCCCGGGGCTTCGACACGATCGTGCTGAGCACGTACGAGGATCTCGACGAGGAGGTCGCGGCGACGAACGTGCTCATCGACAAGCGCGTCGACGGCGTCATCATCGCGTCGGCCGCGGTCGACCGCGGCGAGGTCGCGCACATCAGGGCGGCGATGGACCGGGGCATCCCCGTCGTGCTCGTCGACCGCGCGGTCGCGTCGCTCGATCTCGACGCGGTCGTCATCGACAACCGCGAGGCGGCGCGGGAGGCGGTCGAGATGCTCATCGCGGCCGGGCACCGCCGCGTCGGGTTCGTGTGGGGGCCGCCCGCGTCGGAGGCGCCCGCGACCCGGCGTGGACTGCTGGCGGCGGCGTCCCGCAACCTGTGGACCGACGGGGAGCGGCTGCGCGGCTATCTCGACGCGCTCGACGACGCGCGCATCCCCTTCGATCCCGAGCTGGTGATGGTCGGCCGCAAGACCGAGGAGCGGGCGACCCAGGAGGTCGCCCGCATGCTCGCCCTCCCCGACCGCATCACCGCCGTGTTCTGCACCGAGACCGACGCGGTGACGGGCGCCCTGCGCGCCCTGCGGGCGGCGGGGCTCTCCTACCCGCGCGACATCGCGCTGATCGGGTTCGACGACAGCGCGTGGGCGGCGGTCATGGAGCCGCCCCTGACGATGATCGAACAGCCCGTGCACCGGCTCGGCGCGAAGGCGGCGGAGGTGCTCCTCGACACCCTTGAGGGGGCCGAGCCCCGCCGCGAGAGGCACACACTCCGCTCACGCCTCATCGTGCGGGCCTCGGTCGCCCCGCCGCCCGAGGCCTGA